A region from the Acyrthosiphon pisum isolate AL4f chromosome A1, pea_aphid_22Mar2018_4r6ur, whole genome shotgun sequence genome encodes:
- the LOC100163729 gene encoding GDP-mannose 4,6 dehydratase-like isoform X2 has translation MEGKMKLHYGDMTDSSCLVRIIGMVKPTEVYNLAAQSHVKVSFELSEYTAEVDGVGTLRLLDAIRACQLENSVRFYQASTSELYGKVVEIPQKETTPFYPRSPYACAKLYAYWIVTNYREAYNMYACNGILFNHESPRRGENFVTRKITRSVAKIAIGSLDCIQLGNLDSKRDWGHAKDYVEAMWLMLQQNVPQDFVIATGEMHSIREFVEKSFKHIGKTIIWEGTGLNEVGKEESTNVIRVKVNAKYFRPTEVVSRLF, from the exons ATGGAAGGTAAAATGAAACTTCATTATGGTGACATGACCGACAGTAGTTGCCTAGTGAGAATTATAGGAATGGTGAAGCCTACTGAAGTATATAATTTAGCAGCTCAAAGTCATGTCAAG GTTTCATTTGAACTAAGTGAATATACAGCTGAAGTAGATGGAGTTGGAACTCTCAGGTTACTAGACGCCATTAGAGCATGTCAACTAGAAAACAGCGTACGTTTTTATCAAGCTTCTACATCGGAGTTGTATGGAAAAGTTGTTGAAATACCTCAAAAAGAAACTACTCCATTTTACCCTAGATCTCCttatg catGTGCCAAATTATATGCTTATTGGATTGTGACAAACTATCGAgaagcatataatatgtatgcttgCAATGGAATTCTGTTCAACCATGAGAGTCCAAGGAGAGGAGAAAACTTTGTTACTAGAAAAATTACCAGATCGGTAGCAAAAATAGCAATTGGTTCATTGGATTGTATACAACTAGGCAACTTAGACTCTAAACGCGACTGGGGTCATGCCAAAGATTATGTTGAA gcAATGTGGTTAATGTTACAACAGAATGTACCTCAAGATTTTGTGATTGCTACTGGTGAAATGCACAGTATTAGAGAGTTTGTAGAAAAATCATTCAAGCACATtggtaaaacaattatttgggAAGGAACAGGGTTGAATGAAGTGGGAAAAGAAGAATCTACAAATGTCATACGTGTGAAAGTGAATGCTAAATATTTTCGTCCGACCGAAGTTGTaagtagattattttaa
- the LOC100163729 gene encoding GDP-mannose 4,6 dehydratase-like isoform X1: MEGVNNGLNSCRKVALITGITGQDGSYLAELLLDKGYEVHGIIRRSSTFNTGRIEHLYLDPKSHMEGKMKLHYGDMTDSSCLVRIIGMVKPTEVYNLAAQSHVKVSFELSEYTAEVDGVGTLRLLDAIRACQLENSVRFYQASTSELYGKVVEIPQKETTPFYPRSPYACAKLYAYWIVTNYREAYNMYACNGILFNHESPRRGENFVTRKITRSVAKIAIGSLDCIQLGNLDSKRDWGHAKDYVEAMWLMLQQNVPQDFVIATGEMHSIREFVEKSFKHIGKTIIWEGTGLNEVGKEESTNVIRVKVNAKYFRPTEVVSRLF, encoded by the exons ATGGAAGGCGTTAACAATGGTTTAAATAGTTGTAGAAAAGTAGCTCTAATCACAGGAATCACTGGTCAG GATGGATCATACCTAGCTGAGTTGTTGCTAGATAAAGGATATGAAGTTCATGGTATTATTCGGCGTTCGAGCACATTCAACACTGGTCGCATTGAACATCTCTACTTAGATCCTAAATCACATATGGAAGGTAAAATGAAACTTCATTATGGTGACATGACCGACAGTAGTTGCCTAGTGAGAATTATAGGAATGGTGAAGCCTACTGAAGTATATAATTTAGCAGCTCAAAGTCATGTCAAG GTTTCATTTGAACTAAGTGAATATACAGCTGAAGTAGATGGAGTTGGAACTCTCAGGTTACTAGACGCCATTAGAGCATGTCAACTAGAAAACAGCGTACGTTTTTATCAAGCTTCTACATCGGAGTTGTATGGAAAAGTTGTTGAAATACCTCAAAAAGAAACTACTCCATTTTACCCTAGATCTCCttatg catGTGCCAAATTATATGCTTATTGGATTGTGACAAACTATCGAgaagcatataatatgtatgcttgCAATGGAATTCTGTTCAACCATGAGAGTCCAAGGAGAGGAGAAAACTTTGTTACTAGAAAAATTACCAGATCGGTAGCAAAAATAGCAATTGGTTCATTGGATTGTATACAACTAGGCAACTTAGACTCTAAACGCGACTGGGGTCATGCCAAAGATTATGTTGAA gcAATGTGGTTAATGTTACAACAGAATGTACCTCAAGATTTTGTGATTGCTACTGGTGAAATGCACAGTATTAGAGAGTTTGTAGAAAAATCATTCAAGCACATtggtaaaacaattatttgggAAGGAACAGGGTTGAATGAAGTGGGAAAAGAAGAATCTACAAATGTCATACGTGTGAAAGTGAATGCTAAATATTTTCGTCCGACCGAAGTTGTaagtagattattttaa